cagtgtgaacacgttgatggggcatcagttccccagaacttttatagcacttcccacagtctgggcatttaaaaggtctctcatcagtgtgaactcgctgatgtgtcagcaggtgggatgactgcttgaatcctttcccacacacagagcaggtgaacagtctctccccagtgtgagtgagTTGGTGTAAATTCAGGCTGCTGCATTgaatgaatcctttcccacatacgaagcaggtgaatggtctctccccagtgtgaatgcattGATGTGCAGTGAGGGCTGATAACTGCCTGAAACTCTTTCAACAGTGAGTGCAGCTGAATGGCTTCTCCTCGGTGTGAATTCGCTGATGTGACAGAAAGCTGCATGATTTAGTAaattccttcccacacacagagcaggtgaacggcctctccccagtgtgaactcgcttgtgTGCATTGAGGTTGGATGAAGACCTGAACCTCTTTCCACAGAAAGCGCAGCTGaacggcctctcctcagtgtgaattctcTGGTGTGAGAGCAGTTTGGACGAcagagtaaatcccttcccacacacggaacaggtgaacggcttctcccctgtgtgaattcgCTTGTGTAACGAAAGACCGGATCGCCCAGCGAAATCCTTCCCACACAAGGAGCAGgagaatggtctctccccagtgtgaactcgctgatgtgcaCTGAGGTTGGATGAACATGAGAACTTCTTACCACAGTAAGTGCAGCTGaaaggtctctcctcagtgtgaactcgctggtgtaaaAGTAGGTGGGATGAcagagtaaatcccttcccacacactgaacaggtgaatggcctctccccagtgtgactgcgtcgatggtTTTCCAGCAGGTATGGATAATTGAATCCTTTACCACAATcctcacatttccatggtttctccatgaACCTGGCGTCCTTGCGTCTCTCCAGGTTGGACAATCAGTTGAAGCCTcagccacacacagaacacatgtaTGATTTCACCCTGCTGTGATATTTTTTCAGGCAGaataactggttaaagctctttccacagtcactacactggaacactctcactcgggtataTGTGTGTATcttggtgcttttccagtcacactgaattTTGAAATCTTCTTTCACATGCAGAAGAGAGAAATATTTCTCCTTTCAtggtcacgggatgtgggcttcactggctgggccagcatttattgcccatccttagttgcccttgaaaaggtggtggtgagctgcctgttcAGGTTGTGATGAATCAAATGGCTCTGTCAGTCCTTGATGTGAAGTTTAGTTTGAGTTTCCTGTCTGTAAATCCTCCTCTTCTAATACCCTGGAAAAGGAATTTACAAAATTAATTCAAAACAAACAATTCTAGTTTCTGTGGGACATTTTTCCTCTCATCTACTCAGAGCTATAaatccctgtcccacacacactccctcatcccTAGGCTGGAATCCAAACCTATTGCACCATCTTAAGTCTCCACTCTGATCTTCCCCCCAAGCACCCCTCACCTCCATCCCAAACTGGCTGAATTCAGTTTTCTGTCCTGTGTGCAGAGTGAGAGTAAAATCAACGAGTCAATAATTTTCTCTCCTGGTCACAGGCCCCTGAAGTTCCACCCACTCTGTGTTGCATTATCACAATGACCACACATGTGCTCTGCTCGCCGCTGAAACATGAAGACCACCAACATGGGCATGTTCCCGGGAAAGGCTGCATTTATTTGTGCCACAACACCAGGGGAAGGACAGTGTCAGACGCGAAAAGTCAGAGATGGTTTTAAGTGCAGCTGGTATCTTAGATCTCATTTTACCATTTGCTGCTGGACTGATATTCTAAATTAAGTTTTGAAATACAAGCTGAAATCTGGTATCAGGGAGTAAATTAAAACACAATCATGTTCGAATTGACTGTTCTCCATAATCTTGTCAGTCAAATTCTCATCAGAAATACATCAGGGGATTGTATTTTAATAGGGCTTTTCACAGATGCTATaaaatgacttaaaaaaaaacatattcttGAGTGGATAAATAATAAATAACGATATTTAATAAAACAACCACCCAATGTGGGGTTCGACACTCTGACTCTGGGTTTCTGATCTCCATTAACCACTAACTGGATCCACAAAGTGTTTCCAAACCCTCCCCGTCCAGCTGCTGGCTCCATTGCTCCCTCCCCCGGGCTTGTCACCGCGGGGTAAACACGGGGCCTGGGGCCTACCCCAGAAGTTGATCCAGTTCCGAGTCCAGCCACAATTTCCATTCCTACCCTGTGCTCAcaatctcctccctcctcccaaacCGTCCGCTCCTCCTCACTCCGTCACCATGACTGACACTGAGCATGCTCAGAGCGCACACCCACACTGCACCTGCGCACTGGGAGCTGGGCTCACCGGTTGCCGCCAACTTGGGAGAGGAAGGCGGGCCTTgttcagaacaaaaacaaaaataactggaaaaactcagcagatctggcagcatctgtggagaggagcacagttaacgtttcgagtccgaatgacccttcaacagaactaagtaaaaatagaaaagatgtgaaatataagttggtttaatcctatcttatatttcaactttttcttggactcgaacgcaagttctgtcgaagggtcatgaggactcgaaacgtcaactcttttcttctccgccgatgctgccagacctgctgagtttttccaggtaattctgtttctgttttggatttccagcatccgcagtttttttgtttttatctctggtttAATCCTTGTTCAGGAAGCCGGGCGCATGGGCGGCCATCTTGGTGAGGGAAGGGAGGTTGAGGGCGGGGCTTCCTCCCAGGTGACAGGCCCGGGTTACCCGGGCAACCGGCCGCCGCCATCTTGCGCTGAGTGTTTTCCATCCGGGTCTTTAGTGGAGGACAATGAGCTGGAGtcagtttgaaaactgttcaGAGGAAGGTCTGAAATCAGATTTACATCCAGATCCCTGTAAGGACAATAAAGTTTACATCAATTATGTGTTTAAAATGAAATCAGAATGCTCGAAAtactcagttctgaagaagaatcatattggactggaaatgttaaatctgtttctctttcttcacagaagctgccaaacctgctgaggatttccagaactttctgttttcatttcagatttccagcatccaccgtaTTTTACTAAAATTATGTTTCTTTGAAATTTTGTTGGGTTAGTTAAGGGTAAAATAATTGTTACCATTTAAATGTACAAATCAGTGATATTTATTTGTGTAACCGAGAGTCGGCTGTTCAGGAACAATGTCAGAAATCACTTCACAGAAAatatagtggaaatctggaattctgttGAGATTCagacaattgaaaatttcaaaactgagattgctgGACGTTTGTGAGGCAAGAGAGTATTAAGGGTCATGGAATCAAGGGAGATGGATGGATTTAACATAAAAATCAGGCATCTGCATACTAGAGCTCAGTATCTGAGGTTGGACTGATTCTGATTGTATTTTGAAGGTAGTGTTCATTTCATGTTTCTTTTGTAGATTTGCACGAAGTGAGATACAGGGAAGAAACTGGAGAAGAGGGTTGGTGCAATGACACTTTTTGTCTGATCCCAGTTTTCACTGAGGTAGGGTCTGTAGTGTTTCCATTGATGAGGATTATGGCTTGGAGAAGGATCTAGGATAATACTTCACGTTTGAACTTGTAAATGTCTTTTTTGAAGTCCAAAAAGATCAAGGACAGTGGTTGGTGCTGCTACTTGCATCTTTCTTGGGTTTTCCACGCAGTGAAGATCATGTCTG
Above is a window of Carcharodon carcharias isolate sCarCar2 chromosome 27, sCarCar2.pri, whole genome shotgun sequence DNA encoding:
- the LOC121270468 gene encoding gastrula zinc finger protein XlCGF7.1-like, coding for MEKPWKCEDCGKGFNYPYLLENHRRSHTGERPFTCSVCGKGFTLSSHLLLHQRVHTEERPFSCTYCGKKFSCSSNLSAHQRVHTGERPFSCSLCGKDFAGRSGLSLHKRIHTGEKPFTCSVCGKGFTLSSKLLSHQRIHTEERPFSCAFCGKRFRSSSNLNAHKRVHTGERPFTCSVCGKEFTKSCSFLSHQRIHTEEKPFSCTHC